A single window of Solanum dulcamara chromosome 5, daSolDulc1.2, whole genome shotgun sequence DNA harbors:
- the LOC129890437 gene encoding uncharacterized protein LOC129890437, with amino-acid sequence MHASASVIAEFIKERFREGKCPIPKEIMNIVSIELGCDVSYWTCWKAKQLAQNMIWETPEHGYAALKAYQYKIEKANEDSFTTLEVQGGRFLYFFVAYGPCIRGFKNIRNVLAMDETFLTGQFGGVMLIASGQDMPNTNELSIISDRNASIKKAIATVYDQAHHGVCTRHLGENIHTKFHAGSSILGLYYDASNAYRVEEFNEYLEEIRRKGYGNVVEYLKNDVGFKWWSRVHFPGRRYDVMTFNIAESVNARLDARVNINGKTCSCKVWDLQQLPCAHALAALKAQRLPDYSERVYNLCSPYYSAEFHRLAY; translated from the exons ATGCATGCTTCTGCCAGCGTTATTGCAGAATTTATCAAAGAGAGGTTTAGAGAAGGAAAATGTCCTATACCGAAGGAAATAATGAACATTGTGAGTATAGAGTTGGGATGTGATGTTAGTTACTGGACATGCTGGAAGGCCAAGCAACTTGcacaaaatatgatatgggaaACACCGGAACACGGATACGCGGCACTGAAAGCATATCAGTACAAGATTGAAAAAGCAAATGAAGATAGCTTTACGACTTTGGAGGTTCAAGGTGGcagatttttatatttttttgttgccTATGGGCCATGCATAAGAGGATTTAAGAACATAAGAAATGTCCTCGCTATGGATGAGACTTTTTTAACGGGCCAATTTGGTGGTGTAATGCTAATTGCAAGTGGACAGGATA TGCCAAATACAAATGAGTTATCCATCATATCAGACAGAAATGCGAGCATAAAGAAAGCGATTGCTACAGTTTACGATCAAGCTCATCACGGAGTATGTACCAGGCACCTTGGGGAAAATATTCATACAAAATTCCATGCTGGTTCTTCAATCCTTGGTCTATACTATGACGCATCAAATGCGTATCGAGTTGAAGAGTTCAATGAGTATTTAGAAGAAATTCGACGCAAAGGTTATGGTAATGTTGTTGAATACCTCAAGAATGATGTTGGTTTCAAATGGTGGAGTAGAGTTCATTTTCCAGGAAGAAGGTATGATGTCATGACATTCAATATTGCAGAGTCTGTGAATGCCAGACTT GACGCAAGAGTTAACATCAACGGCAAAACATGCTCATGTAAAGTGTGGGATCTTCAGCAATTGCCTTGTGCCCACGCATTGGCAGCACTCAAAGCTCAGCGATTACCAGACTATAGTGAGAGAGTTTACAATCTATGTTCACCATATTATTCTGCAGAATTCCATCGGTTGGCTTATTGA